In Topomyia yanbarensis strain Yona2022 unplaced genomic scaffold, ASM3024719v1 HiC_scaffold_28, whole genome shotgun sequence, a single window of DNA contains:
- the LOC131695086 gene encoding uncharacterized protein LOC131695086, whose protein sequence is MSDPISITGAGNELDLTLTPCAVCSQTSTENEAMVGCDGCNRWFHYRCVGVTSAVKKEKRWYCTDGVCQVLAQEYLKNKRPRPKKTSESSEASVSKSGTLTLEQRRKALQEKQRRLEQELEDEMLLKEEESNMERALEKKRMLFEEKMRQKELQERSILYAEALRKKQEHIMRMKSNQSSFEKAMAALDEELKKVKVENVKPLKVSNVEQLEKDAGESDTGLESDEEDQPCSVISEIQSAKSVERTRKRSEQANDGSQYGLGQHRTGPTKAQLAARNGITKKLPCFFGKPEEWPLFFGTYQASNEACGYTDVENLVRLQESLKGPALEWVRGQLILPQTVPRVIIKLQQLYGRPEQLLQSHLEKVRKLESPRADKLASFIPFGNAVEQLCEHLETANLKQHLVNPLLIQDLVDKLPDSEKRQWVRFKRCADEVTLRTFTEFLSEIVADACEANVSMEYKLATKPASGGQFGREHAKGRGAMYYHSEEENLDETANVERTSFRPCKVCQCTDHRLRHCAEFKKLRYVDRLKVVNHWKLCCVCLNDHSGRCGFQIQCNVGECRERHNPLMHPVNTVVGISAHIWNQTKVMFRMIPAQLHFGGRSITVLAFLDEGASVTLIEKRMADRLGLVGVPEKLTIKWTADITRVEKDSSRMNVWASAVGSKDKVLLHTVRTVEKLMLPHQKLDSKEIATQFKHMRGLPIASYDGQPGILIGLNNVHSFVPLEAKIGATAEPIAVKCKLGWTVYGPRQSNTAFDGGYMGYHHEVSNEALHDLLKSHYALEESVVAVAQESAEDKRAREIMERTTKRVGNRFETGLLWRTDDPRFPDSFPMALHRMKQLEKKLERNPELHKNVCRQIEEFQQKGYAHLATAEELIRTETDKVWYLPLNVVTNPRKPGKVRLVWDAAASVQGVSLNTQLLTGPDLLIPLVQVIVGFRERRIAFGGDLREMYHQVKIVERDRQAQRFVFRKNFGEKPSIFDRRQGYFAVDGTGESDFKRGSLHCELSAKKNGTADRDVESHGDSTAVD, encoded by the coding sequence ATGTCGGACCCCATTTCTATCaccggtgcgggaaatgagctggATTTAACGCTGACTCCGTGCGCTGTCTGTAGCCAAACTTCCACCGAAAATGAAGCGATGGTAGGCTGCGACGGTTGCAACCGTTGGTTCCACTACCGATGCGTCGGAGTGACCTCAGCGGTGAAAAAGGAGAAGAGGTGGTACTGCACTGATGGTGTTTGTCAAGTGCTTGCTCAAGAGTACCTGAAGAACAAAAGGCCTCGGCCGAAGAAGACATCGGAGTCGTCGGAAGCTTCCGTTTCGAAATCAGGTACGCTCACTCTAGAGCAGAGAAGAAAGGCTTTGCAAGAAAAGCAAAGGCGTCTTGAGCAGGAGCTCGAAGATGAGATGTTGCTGAAAGAGGAAGAGAGCAACATGGAGCGTGCGTTAGAGAAAAAGCGAATGCTTTTCGAGGAGAAAATGCGCCAAAAGGAGCTGCAGGAAAGGAGCATCCTTTATGCAGAAGCGTTGCGGAAGAAGCAGGAGCATATAATGCGGATGAAGTCCAACCAGAGCTCATTTGAGAAGGCGATGGCTGCTCTGGATGAAGAGCTAAAAAAAGTCAAAGTTGAGAACGTTAAACCGCTAAAAGTTTCCAACGTCGAGCAGTTGGAAAAAGATGCCGGTGAAAGCGATACTGGTTTGGAAAGCGACGAAGAAGACCAACCTTGTTCGGTAATTTCGGAGATTCAATCTGCGAAAAGCGTCGAACGTACTCGGAAACGATCTGAGCAAGCAAACGATGGAAGCCAATACGGGCTGGGGCAACATCGGACCGGGCCGACGAAAGCTCAGTTGGCAGCTAGAAATGGgattaccaaaaagcttcccTGCTTTTTCGGAAAACCAGAAGAGTGGCCACTGTTTTTCGGTACGTATCAAGCCTCGAACGAAGCCTGCGGCTACACCGATGTCGAGAACCTTGTGCGACTGCAGGAGAGCCTTAAGGGACCGGCCCTAGAGTGGGTGCGCGGCCAACTAATTCTTCCGCAGACCGTTCCGAGGGTAATTATCAAGCTGCAACAGCTGTACGGTCGTCCGGAACAATTGCTACAGAGCCACCTGGAGAAAGTCCGCAAACTGGAGTCGCCGAGAGCTGATAAGCTTGCCAGCTTCATCCCTTTCGGGAACGCTGTGGAGCAACTGTGCGAACATCTGGAAACAGCAAATCTCAAGCAGCACCTCGTAAATCCGCTGCTTATCCAGGATCTCGTCGACAAGCTTCCTGACAGTGAAAAACGACAGTGGGTTCGCTTCAAGCGGTGCGCCGATGAAGTAACATTGAGGACATTCACAGAGTTTCTGTCAGAAATAGTGGCGGACGCTTGCGAAGCGAATGTAAGCATGGAGTACAAGCTCGCGACTAAACCTGCAAGCGGTGGCCAGTTCGGGAGAGAACACGCAAAAGGGAGAGGAGCAATGTACTACCATAGTGAAGAGGAGAACTTGGATGAAACCGCGAACGTCGAGCGGACAAGCTTTCGGCCGTGCAAAGTGTGTCAGTGTACTGACCATCGTCTGCGGCATTGTGCAGAGTTTAAGAAATTACGATATGTTGACCGGCTGAAGGTTGTGAATCACTGGAAACTTTGCTGTGTTTGTCTGAATGACCACAGCGGACGGTGCGGTTTCCAAATACAGTGCAATGTGGGAGAATGCAGAGAACGACACAATCCGTTGATGCATCCGGTGAATACCGTGGTTGGTATAAGTGCTCACATCTGGAATCAAACGAAAGTTATGTTTCGAATGATTCCCGCTCAGTTGCACTTTGGAGGGCGATCGATTACGGTACTGGCGTTTTTGGACGAAGGAGCGTCCGTTACACTCATCGAGAAAAGGATGGCAGATCGTCTTGGACTTGTGGGTGTCCCGGAGAAGCTGACCATTAAGTGGACAGCAGATATCACGCGAGTGGAGAAGGATTCCAGCCGGATGAATGTGTGGGCATCGGCAGTCGGAAGTAAAGACAAGGTGCTGCTGCACACGGTTCGAACGGTAGAGAAGCTGATGTTGCCGCATCAAAAACTGGACTCCAAGGAGATTGCAACCCAGTTCAAGCACATGCGGGGATTACCGATCGCGTCGTACGATGGACAACCCGGAATACTTATAGGGCTCAACAATGTGCATTCATTTGTGCCGTTGGAAGCGAAGATCGGTGCGACTGCAGAGCCAATAGCGGTGAAGTGCAAACTTGGATGGACTGTGTACGGCCCGAGACAGTCGAACACTGCCTTTGATGGTGGGTATATGGGTTATCACCACGAAGTAAGCAACGAGGCCCTGCATGACCTGCTGAAAAGCCACTACGCTCTGGAGGAATCGGTCGTGGCGGTCGCGCAGGAATCGGCAGAGGATAAACGAGCGCGAGAGATAATGGAGCGGACCACAAAAAGGGTGGGAAATCGCTTCGAGACCGGACTACTGTGGAGGACAGATGATCCACGATTTCCGGACAGCTTTCCGATGGCCCTGCACAGGATGAAGCAGCTGGAGAAAAAACTGGAGAGAAATCCGGAGTTGCACAAGAACGTTTGTCGGCAGATAGAAGAGTTTCAGCAGAAAGGATATGCACACCTGGCAACTGCAGAAGAATTGATCCGTACGGAAACAGATAAGGTGTGGTACCTACCGTTGAATGTGGTGACAAATCCCAGAAAGCCTGGCAAAGTGCGCTTGGTATGGGACGCCGCAGCTTCGGTGCAAGGAGTGTCACTCAACACGCAGCTACTGACGGGACCCGACTTGCTGATTCCACTGGTGCAAGTGATAGTAGGTTTCCGGGAGCGACGGATTGCATTCGGTGGCGATCTTCGAGAAATGTACCACCAGGTGAAGATCGTCGAACGCGACAGACAGGCTCAACGCTTCGTGTTCCGGAAGAATTTCGGGGAGAAGCCAAGCATTTTTGATCGACGTCAAGGCTACTTCGCGGTGGATGGCACTGGTGAGAGTGACTTCAAGCGTGGTTCGCTTCATTGCGAATTGTCGGCGAAAAAAAATGGGACAGCCGATCGTGACGTCGAAAGCCACGGAGACTCAACAGCGGTCGATTAA
- the LOC131695087 gene encoding uncharacterized protein LOC131695087 gives MSALTKNLNLEPGQMPSKIQRSSTLVKLTPILDDEGVLRMGGRFEKSDDISFDQKFPIILARQHDITKKLIQCYHERFGHANRETVCNELRQKFWIPNIRAAIMEVMRECMWCKVHRCRPQVPMMAPLPTRRIRAGIRPFSSVGLDYLRPVDVSVGRRKEKRWVAVFTCLAIRAVHLEVVNSLTTQSCLMAIRRFSCKRGAPDIIFSDNATCFKGANNEMLKTLHGDCEEEITTARTAWRFIPPGTPHMGGAWERMVRSVKEAMKALEDGRKLTDEILVTTLAEAEDMINTRPLTYMPQASAENEALTPNHFLRGIVKGADLLVDSGGNLAEALRDVYKRSQYLADRMWERWSKEYLPTINRRTKWYDERKPLEAGDLVFVVDGKDRKNWSRGIVEEVVQGSDGRIREAKIRTATGIHRRAVANLAVLEIKNGKSGCSEEIPDVTGWGVNTAGHTGVDSMD, from the coding sequence ATGAGTGCGTTGACCAAGAATCTCAATCTGGAGCCGGGACAGATGCCTTCGAAAATACAGCGGTCGAGTACCCTGGTCAAACTGACTCCGATACTGGACGATGAAGGTGTGCTGCGGATGGGAGGAAGATTCGAAAAATCGGACGACATCTCGTTCGACCAGAAGTTTCCGATCATTCTTGCTCGGCAGCACGACATCACCAAGAAGTTGATTCAGTGCTACCACGAAAGGTTCGGACATGCGAATCGAGAGACGGTTTGCAACGAGTTGCGTCAGAAGTTCTGGATTCCGAATATCCGTGCAGCGATTATGGAAGTGATGCGGGAGTGCATGTGGTGCAAAGTCCATAGATGTCGTCCACAAGTACCAATGATGGCGCCTCTCCCGACTCGACGCATCAGAGCAGGAATTCGTCCTTTCAGTTCGGTCGGCTTAGACTACTTGAGACCAGTAGATGTATCGGTGGGAAGAAGAAAAGAGAAGCGATGGGTGGCCGTGTTTACGTGTCTCGCCATCAGAGCGGTGCATCTCGAGGTGGTGAACAGCCTGACAACACAATCGTGCTTGATGGCCATCCGCCGGTTTTCCTGTAAGCGGGGTGCTCCTGATATTATATTTTCAGATAACGCCACTTGCTTTAAGGGTGCTAACAACGAGATGCTGAAAACGTTACATGGCGATTGTGAGGAGGAAATCACAACTGCAAGAACGGCCTGGCGATTCATTCCGCCTGGCACCCCGCACATGGGTGGTGCATGGGAGCGAATGGTTCGTTCCGTGAAGGAGGCAATGAAGGCATTGGAAGATGGAAGGAAGCTGACAGACGAGATTCTGGTGACAACACTGGCGGAGGCAGAGGACATGATAAACACACGTCCTCTCACGTACATGCCTCAGGCGTCTGCCGAAAATGAAGCTCTGACACCGAACCATTTTCTACGAGGAATAGTAAAGGGCGCGGATCTCCTAGTGGACAGCGGTGGGAATCTAGCGGAGGCTTTGCGTGACGTGTACAAGCGATCGCAGTACCTGGCAGACCGGATGTGGGAACGTTGGAGCAAGGAATATTTGCCAACGATAAACCGTCGCACAAAGTGGTATGATGAACGAAAGCCGCTGGAAGCAGGCGACCTTGTCTTCGTCGTGGATGGTAAGGACCGGAAGAATTGGTCTAGAGGAATTGTCGAGGAGGTGGTTCAAGGGTCCGATGGTCGGATACGTGAAGCGAAAATAAGGACTGCGACAGGGATCCATAGACGAGCCGTCGCGAATCTGGCGGTGCTAGAAATCAAGAATGGTAAATCCGGATGTTCCGAGGAAATACCGGATGTTACGGGCTGGGGTGTCAACACCGCTGGGCACACTGGAGTTGACTCAATGGACTAA